The proteins below are encoded in one region of Winogradskyella helgolandensis:
- a CDS encoding GNAT family N-acetyltransferase, with protein MKNIEFKVGIVPKTSEIIEVYDSSGINRPTKDSERITKMYANSNLIITAWLNNELIGISRSITDFCYACYLSDLAVKSEYQKEGIGKRLIELTEREIGIETALILLSAQIAMEYYPKIGFDKIDNGFIIRRTK; from the coding sequence ATGAAAAACATTGAATTTAAAGTTGGAATTGTTCCAAAGACATCTGAAATAATTGAGGTTTATGATAGTTCAGGAATAAATAGGCCAACAAAAGATAGCGAACGAATTACGAAAATGTATGCAAATTCAAATCTGATTATAACTGCGTGGTTGAATAATGAACTTATTGGAATCTCACGTTCAATAACTGATTTCTGTTATGCATGCTATTTGTCGGATTTAGCTGTGAAAAGTGAATACCAAAAAGAAGGAATTGGAAAACGACTAATTGAATTGACTGAAAGGGAAATCGGAATAGAAACTGCGCTGATTTTACTTTCGGCACAAATTGCGATGGAATACTATCCGAAAATTGGATTTGATAAAATTGACAATGGATTTATAATTCGTCGGACAAAATAA
- a CDS encoding DUF695 domain-containing protein, with translation MGFLSKIFGQSEPKNDYQPDWTFYFSNVNDKLSSIATDLNLMNVAPIKGQENVVYVSIKMPNPKDNGLSSNEDADELWKIEDVIISGFDKINLNYTFAGRLTSNGFRDLYFFGENTILMEKEVSSAMTQFPNHKFDFGHNEDKEWNGYFDFLYPLPRQMQIIQNRRVLEQLEKGGDKLTKEREVFHWVYFKTQNEIDQFEKFTNDLGFKTKNKGKTEQPNEYKFVIQISRIDKVGYDEIDEYTLELWQKASELNGDYDGWETSIEE, from the coding sequence ATGGGATTTTTAAGTAAAATCTTCGGACAATCTGAACCGAAAAATGATTATCAACCTGATTGGACATTTTACTTTTCGAATGTAAATGACAAATTAAGTTCAATTGCAACCGATTTGAATTTAATGAATGTTGCACCAATAAAAGGACAAGAAAATGTAGTTTATGTTTCAATCAAAATGCCTAATCCAAAAGATAATGGATTGTCGAGTAACGAAGATGCGGATGAATTATGGAAAATTGAAGACGTAATAATAAGCGGATTTGATAAAATAAATCTGAATTACACTTTTGCAGGTCGACTGACTTCTAACGGATTTCGAGATTTGTACTTTTTTGGAGAAAACACGATTTTAATGGAAAAAGAAGTCTCATCTGCAATGACCCAGTTTCCGAATCACAAATTTGACTTTGGACATAATGAAGATAAAGAATGGAACGGATATTTTGACTTTCTATATCCTTTGCCAAGACAAATGCAAATAATCCAAAACAGAAGAGTTCTCGAACAATTAGAAAAAGGTGGAGACAAACTAACGAAAGAAAGAGAGGTTTTTCATTGGGTTTATTTTAAAACTCAAAATGAAATTGACCAATTTGAGAAATTTACAAATGATTTAGGTTTTAAGACAAAAAATAAAGGAAAAACAGAACAACCGAACGAATATAAATTTGTTATTCAAATATCACGAATTGACAAAGTTGGTTATGACGAAATAGATGAATATACATTGGAATTATGGCAAAAAGCATCTGAATTAAATGGAGATTATGATGGTTGGGAAACATCAATCGAGGAATAA